In Candidatus Hydrogenedentota bacterium, the following are encoded in one genomic region:
- a CDS encoding DUF1460 domain-containing protein, with the protein MKVMIICAIALAATPLHRQDPAEVNAYLAALHAAHPDFLTRFKQIVADSAGTPYHDGPLGEGPGAPHDSDPLIDLTRVDCVTFVEQSAALAWGRTFPDVTDKLQHIRYAGGQIDFGARHHFLVADWIPGNPWCREITGALGIETATVTRTISRAEFFRKVKAPEVGQDIPDRDVSVTYIPIGQAEQLARTLDQPALIVFIGHVDWLFALHCGVFLPEGPGAGSLYHASSREGKVVRMDLGAYAAEQANRYLGMAVYAIAPTGPGGAAE; encoded by the coding sequence GTGAAAGTCATGATTATCTGCGCCATCGCGCTCGCCGCGACGCCGCTCCACCGGCAGGATCCGGCGGAAGTCAATGCCTATCTCGCCGCGCTACACGCCGCGCACCCCGACTTCCTCACGCGCTTCAAGCAGATCGTGGCGGACAGCGCCGGGACGCCCTACCACGACGGGCCCCTGGGCGAAGGGCCGGGCGCCCCCCACGACAGCGACCCCCTCATCGACCTGACCCGCGTCGATTGCGTGACCTTCGTGGAGCAGAGCGCCGCGCTGGCCTGGGGCCGGACATTTCCCGACGTTACGGACAAGCTCCAGCATATTCGCTACGCGGGCGGCCAAATCGATTTCGGGGCGCGCCATCACTTCCTCGTGGCCGACTGGATTCCGGGCAACCCCTGGTGCCGTGAGATCACGGGGGCGCTCGGTATCGAGACCGCCACCGTAACGCGCACCATATCCAGGGCCGAGTTCTTCCGCAAGGTAAAGGCCCCCGAGGTCGGGCAGGATATCCCCGATCGCGACGTCAGCGTGACCTATATTCCGATCGGCCAGGCGGAGCAGCTTGCCCGCACCCTGGACCAGCCCGCCCTCATCGTCTTTATCGGGCATGTGGACTGGCTCTTCGCCTTGCATTGCGGCGTCTTCCTGCCGGAAGGCCCGGGCGCCGGATCCCTTTACCACGCCAGTTCCCGGGAGGGGAAGGTCGTGCGCATGGACTTGGGAGCCTATGCCGCGGAACAGGCCAACCGCTACCTCGGCATGGCCGTCTACGCGATCGCCCCGACGGGACCGGGCGGCGCCGCGGAATAA
- the zwf gene encoding glucose-6-phosphate dehydrogenase, whose translation MRNAIDRSHPLAVVVIGASGDLALKKIFPALFALYCQDLLPNSFHIVGFARSEMSVEAFRERVAARLTCRYVPGERCDEHMREFLARCAYVAGHYDQAGSFRQLHAELDKLDPGRQENRVFYMAIPPFLFLDVAHALRDAELVSQGEDRNWSRVVIEKPFGSDRASSDALTESMCRVFNEEQTYRIDHYLGKEVIQNLLVLRFANLIFDPIWNRTHIKNVRITWTENLSLEGRAGYFDQYGIIRDVMQNHLLQMVALVAMEQPVALHSSYVRDEKVKALRAVAPLKLEDLVVAQYTAGVADGKQHFGYLEEKGTPPGSITPTYAAAVLKLKNRRWDGVPFLIRAGKGLDDSKTEIRIRFREVPGNIFADAAAKLPSNELVISVQPDAGLTMRIVNRVPGLGIRLDETKLDLRYASAFEGAIPDAYESLILDVIQGDKSLFIRADELEAAWDIFTPVLHELEARKVQPETYPFGSAGPEAADALAARFGARW comes from the coding sequence ATGCGCAATGCAATCGATAGATCCCACCCCCTGGCCGTGGTCGTAATCGGCGCTTCGGGCGATCTGGCGCTGAAAAAGATATTCCCCGCCCTGTTCGCCCTCTATTGCCAGGACCTCCTGCCCAATTCCTTTCACATTGTCGGATTCGCCCGCAGCGAGATGAGTGTGGAGGCTTTCCGCGAACGCGTCGCCGCCCGCCTGACCTGCCGTTACGTCCCCGGCGAGCGCTGCGACGAGCACATGCGCGAATTCCTGGCCCGCTGCGCCTACGTCGCCGGACACTACGACCAGGCCGGCTCCTTCCGGCAACTGCACGCGGAACTCGACAAGCTCGACCCGGGACGCCAGGAGAACCGGGTTTTCTACATGGCGATCCCGCCGTTTCTCTTTCTGGACGTCGCGCACGCCCTGCGCGACGCCGAGCTGGTGTCCCAGGGCGAGGACAGGAACTGGAGCCGCGTTGTCATCGAGAAGCCCTTCGGCAGCGACCGCGCCAGTTCCGACGCCCTCACCGAGAGCATGTGCCGCGTTTTCAACGAAGAGCAGACCTACCGGATCGACCACTACCTGGGCAAGGAAGTGATCCAGAATCTGCTCGTACTGCGCTTCGCCAACCTGATCTTCGATCCCATCTGGAACCGCACCCACATCAAGAATGTTCGCATCACGTGGACCGAGAACCTGAGCCTCGAGGGCCGCGCCGGCTACTTTGACCAGTACGGCATCATTCGCGACGTCATGCAGAACCACCTGCTCCAGATGGTGGCCCTCGTGGCCATGGAGCAGCCCGTGGCCCTGCATTCGAGCTACGTCCGCGACGAGAAGGTCAAGGCGCTCCGCGCGGTAGCGCCATTGAAGCTGGAAGACCTTGTCGTGGCCCAGTACACCGCCGGCGTCGCCGATGGCAAGCAGCACTTCGGCTACCTCGAGGAAAAGGGCACGCCGCCCGGCTCCATCACGCCGACCTACGCCGCCGCCGTGCTCAAGCTCAAAAACCGCCGATGGGACGGCGTACCCTTCCTGATCCGCGCGGGCAAGGGCCTCGACGACTCCAAGACCGAGATACGAATACGCTTCCGGGAGGTGCCGGGCAACATATTCGCCGATGCCGCCGCCAAGCTGCCCAGCAACGAACTCGTTATCTCCGTGCAACCCGATGCCGGCCTGACCATGCGCATCGTCAATCGCGTCCCCGGGCTGGGCATCCGGCTCGACGAGACCAAGCTCGACCTGCGCTACGCCTCGGCCTTCGAAGGGGCCATTCCCGACGCCTACGAATCGCTGATCCTCGACGTGATCCAGGGCGACAAGAGCCTCTTCATCCGGGCGGACGAACTGGAGGCGGCCTGGGATATCTTTACCCCCGTCCTGCACGAACTGGAGGCGCGGAAAGTCCAGCCGGAGACCTACCCCTTCGGTTCCGCCGGTCCCGAGGCCGCCGACGCGCTCGCCGCCCGCTTCGGCGCCCGCTGGTAG
- a CDS encoding 6-phosphogluconolactonase translates to MSIAVTTFDSKTALLAALDVSLREALTTSHADRFAAIISGGSTPLPVYNAIAENPPAIAPGAGLAFADDRHVPMDSPESNYGNARPMIEALRIPEDRLLRIHPELSLEAAADRYNDDWAAFFAAGGVIPVAYLGLGADGHTCSLFNDADLARCEGRFAAPVYKDSPPHRVTIGPDVLARVDEVVFVVAGNDKIEMIETLLNNPGAIPAGKATAGCRSVALWRA, encoded by the coding sequence ATGTCCATTGCCGTAACCACCTTTGACTCGAAAACCGCCCTCCTGGCCGCGCTCGACGTGAGCCTCCGGGAAGCGTTGACCACGTCCCATGCGGATCGCTTTGCCGCGATCATCTCCGGCGGCAGCACACCCCTGCCGGTATACAACGCCATTGCCGAGAATCCGCCCGCCATTGCCCCAGGCGCCGGCCTGGCCTTCGCGGACGATCGCCACGTGCCGATGGATTCGCCGGAGAGCAATTACGGCAACGCCCGGCCCATGATCGAGGCGCTCCGCATCCCCGAGGACCGCCTGCTCCGGATCCATCCCGAACTCTCCCTCGAGGCCGCCGCCGATCGCTACAACGACGACTGGGCCGCCTTCTTTGCCGCCGGCGGCGTCATCCCCGTGGCCTACCTCGGGCTCGGGGCGGACGGGCACACCTGCTCGCTCTTCAACGACGCCGACCTGGCGCGTTGCGAGGGTCGCTTCGCGGCCCCCGTCTACAAGGATTCGCCGCCCCACCGGGTGACCATTGGCCCCGACGTGCTGGCGCGCGTCGACGAGGTCGTCTTTGTGGTCGCCGGAAATGATAAAATAGAAATGATAGAGACCTTGTTGAACAATCCCGGCGCGATTCCGGCGGGAAAGGCGACAGCAGGTTGCCGTTCCGTGGCGTTGTGGCGCGCGTGA
- a CDS encoding DUF481 domain-containing protein produces MFRCCFRARAHVRGSFLLLLMVGLCLPPAARADLLVTGQGESLSGELSRIASGIVVFRTSMRGQMMMPVDEVRTLTTTGGDWAVTDRDGDVHIGQFTAEGLVVSGEGAKAGPIALSEVTDARLLPAARAAGSADAGPRWQASAGIGVRAHDGVDGILAPEARVGLRGADSRGSLDLDLRFNPEDSGAFPEYFRGGLELSGAREAEWAPFVQALVERDRNLALTARTDLTVGVRYQFDRTESHHLEAIAGFGGSYGVWDRDLIEARNVAVRDDRADRTDLNLHLELRYSRRLFGHADWDNRIYLRPSLTDADHFRAGASSSLRYPITDQLGLRLDMLLRYEPATVFEPIDSVDTSLGASIQFDF; encoded by the coding sequence GTGTTTCGTTGTTGTTTCAGAGCCCGCGCGCATGTTAGGGGAAGCTTCCTGCTCCTCCTGATGGTCGGCCTGTGTCTGCCGCCCGCCGCCCGGGCCGATCTCCTCGTCACGGGCCAGGGCGAATCCCTTTCCGGCGAGTTGAGCCGCATCGCCAGCGGAATCGTGGTGTTTCGCACCTCCATGCGCGGGCAGATGATGATGCCCGTCGACGAAGTGCGCACGCTGACAACCACCGGGGGTGACTGGGCCGTCACCGATCGTGACGGAGATGTGCACATCGGCCAGTTCACGGCGGAGGGCCTGGTGGTGTCGGGGGAGGGCGCGAAGGCCGGCCCGATCGCTCTGAGCGAAGTCACGGATGCACGCCTCCTGCCCGCCGCGAGAGCCGCGGGTTCCGCGGACGCCGGCCCCAGGTGGCAGGCCTCCGCCGGCATTGGCGTGCGCGCGCACGACGGCGTCGATGGGATCCTCGCCCCGGAGGCCCGCGTCGGCCTGCGCGGCGCGGACTCCCGCGGCAGCCTCGATCTCGACCTGCGGTTCAACCCGGAGGATTCCGGCGCCTTCCCCGAGTATTTTCGCGGCGGGCTGGAGCTTTCGGGTGCGCGCGAGGCGGAATGGGCGCCGTTCGTACAGGCGCTCGTGGAACGCGACCGAAACCTGGCCCTGACCGCCCGAACGGACCTCACGGTTGGCGTTCGTTACCAGTTTGACCGGACGGAATCGCACCACCTGGAGGCCATCGCGGGGTTCGGCGGAAGCTACGGCGTGTGGGATCGCGATTTGATCGAGGCCCGCAACGTTGCGGTGCGCGATGATCGCGCCGACCGGACCGATCTGAATCTGCACCTTGAATTGCGCTATTCCCGCCGGCTCTTCGGGCACGCCGACTGGGATAACCGGATTTACCTACGGCCCAGCCTGACCGACGCCGACCATTTCCGGGCCGGCGCCTCGTCGTCGTTGCGCTATCCCATTACGGACCAGCTGGGCTTGCGGCTGGACATGCTCTTGCGCTACGAGCCCGCGACGGTCTTCGAACCGATTGACTCGGTCGACACCAGCCTTGGCGCAAGTATACAATTCGACTTCTAA